One genomic region from Prionailurus bengalensis isolate Pbe53 chromosome C1, Fcat_Pben_1.1_paternal_pri, whole genome shotgun sequence encodes:
- the PPCS gene encoding phosphopantothenate--cysteine ligase isoform X3: MFYLAAAVSDFYVPVSEMPEHKIQSSGGPLQITMKMVPKMLSPLVKDWAPKAFIISFKLETDPSIILDRARNALEVYRHQVVIANSIESRRSFVVILTKDSETKILLSEEEVEKGVDIEDKIVDDLQSRHTAFIHDKN, from the exons ATGTTTTACCTGGCTGCGGCCGTGTCAGATTTCTATGTTCCTGTCTCAGAAATGCCTGAACACAAGATCCAGTCATCTGGGGGCCCACTGCAG ATAACAATGAAGATGGTGCCAAAAATGCTTTCTCCTTTGGTTAAAGACTGGGCTCCCAAAGcatttataatttcctttaagTTGGAGACTGACCCTTCCATCATACTTGATCGTGCACGGAATGCTTTGGAAGTTTATCGACATCAAGTGGTGATAGCTAACAGCATTGAGTCACGACGGTCCTTTGTGGTTATTCTAACCAAAGACTCAGAAACCAAGATATTGCTATCAGAGGAAGAAGTAGAGAAAGGTGTAGATATAGAAGACAAGATAGTGGATGATCTTCAGTCTCGACACACGGCTTTTATACATGACAAAAACTGA
- the PPCS gene encoding phosphopantothenate--cysteine ligase isoform X1 has product MAEVDLVAEFPKPAGAARYAEVMARFAARLGAQGRRVVLITSGGTKVPLEARPVRFLDNFSSGRRGATSAEAFLAAGYGVLFLYRARSAFPFAHRFPPQTWLSALRPSGSTPSGLLSLEAEENALPGFAAALRSYQEAAAAGTFLAVEFSTLADYLHLLQAAAQALNPLGSSAMFYLAAAVSDFYVPVSEMPEHKIQSSGGPLQITMKMVPKMLSPLVKDWAPKAFIISFKLETDPSIILDRARNALEVYRHQVVIANSIESRRSFVVILTKDSETKILLSEEEVEKGVDIEDKIVDDLQSRHTAFIHDKN; this is encoded by the exons ATGGCGGAAGTGGACCTGGTCGCCGAGTTCCCCAAGCCTGCGGGAGCTGCGCGCTACGCCGAGGTTATGGCTCGCTTCGCCGCCAGGCTGGGCGCGCAGGGCCGGCGGGTGGTGTTGATCACGTCCGGCGGCACCAAGGTCCCCCTGGAAGCCCGACCAGTGCGCTTCCTGGACAACTTCAGCAGCGGGCGGCGCGGTGCCACCTCGGCCGAGGCCTTCCTGGCCGCGGGCTACGGGGTCCTGTTCCTGTACCGCGCTCGCTCCGCCTTCCCTTTTGCCCACCGCTTCCCGCCCCAGACCTGGTTGTCGGCGTTGCGGCCCAGCGGCTCAACCCCTTCGGGCTTGCTGAGCCTGGAGGCCGAGGAGAATGCACTTCCGGGCTTCGCGGCCGCTCTGCGGAGCTACCAGGAGGCTGCGGCTGCCGGCACCTTCCTTGCCGTGGAGTTCTCCACTTTGGCGGACTATTTGCATCTGCTGCAGGCTGCGGCCCAGGCGCTCAATCCGCTGG GCTCTTCTGCGATGTTTTACCTGGCTGCGGCCGTGTCAGATTTCTATGTTCCTGTCTCAGAAATGCCTGAACACAAGATCCAGTCATCTGGGGGCCCACTGCAG ATAACAATGAAGATGGTGCCAAAAATGCTTTCTCCTTTGGTTAAAGACTGGGCTCCCAAAGcatttataatttcctttaagTTGGAGACTGACCCTTCCATCATACTTGATCGTGCACGGAATGCTTTGGAAGTTTATCGACATCAAGTGGTGATAGCTAACAGCATTGAGTCACGACGGTCCTTTGTGGTTATTCTAACCAAAGACTCAGAAACCAAGATATTGCTATCAGAGGAAGAAGTAGAGAAAGGTGTAGATATAGAAGACAAGATAGTGGATGATCTTCAGTCTCGACACACGGCTTTTATACATGACAAAAACTGA
- the PPCS gene encoding phosphopantothenate--cysteine ligase isoform X4, which produces MKMVPKMLSPLVKDWAPKAFIISFKLETDPSIILDRARNALEVYRHQVVIANSIESRRSFVVILTKDSETKILLSEEEVEKGVDIEDKIVDDLQSRHTAFIHDKN; this is translated from the coding sequence ATGAAGATGGTGCCAAAAATGCTTTCTCCTTTGGTTAAAGACTGGGCTCCCAAAGcatttataatttcctttaagTTGGAGACTGACCCTTCCATCATACTTGATCGTGCACGGAATGCTTTGGAAGTTTATCGACATCAAGTGGTGATAGCTAACAGCATTGAGTCACGACGGTCCTTTGTGGTTATTCTAACCAAAGACTCAGAAACCAAGATATTGCTATCAGAGGAAGAAGTAGAGAAAGGTGTAGATATAGAAGACAAGATAGTGGATGATCTTCAGTCTCGACACACGGCTTTTATACATGACAAAAACTGA
- the PPCS gene encoding phosphopantothenate--cysteine ligase isoform X2 gives MHFRASRPLCGATRRLRLPAPSLPWSSPLWRTICICCRLRPRRSIRWITMKMVPKMLSPLVKDWAPKAFIISFKLETDPSIILDRARNALEVYRHQVVIANSIESRRSFVVILTKDSETKILLSEEEVEKGVDIEDKIVDDLQSRHTAFIHDKN, from the exons ATGCACTTCCGGGCTTCGCGGCCGCTCTGCGGAGCTACCAGGAGGCTGCGGCTGCCGGCACCTTCCTTGCCGTGGAGTTCTCCACTTTGGCGGACTATTTGCATCTGCTGCAGGCTGCGGCCCAGGCGCTCAATCCGCTGG ATAACAATGAAGATGGTGCCAAAAATGCTTTCTCCTTTGGTTAAAGACTGGGCTCCCAAAGcatttataatttcctttaagTTGGAGACTGACCCTTCCATCATACTTGATCGTGCACGGAATGCTTTGGAAGTTTATCGACATCAAGTGGTGATAGCTAACAGCATTGAGTCACGACGGTCCTTTGTGGTTATTCTAACCAAAGACTCAGAAACCAAGATATTGCTATCAGAGGAAGAAGTAGAGAAAGGTGTAGATATAGAAGACAAGATAGTGGATGATCTTCAGTCTCGACACACGGCTTTTATACATGACAAAAACTGA